Genomic window (Corynebacterium simulans):
CCTCGATACCGTCGCCGCGGATCATGCGGATGTTGTCGATGTCGTTGCGAACGACAGAGCCTAGGAGCTTGGCAAGGCCGGGCTTGTAGAGCTCGACGGCGATGATGTTGGTGTCCTGCTCGAGCGGTGCCATAGCGGCGGTGGAAGTGCCGGTGCCGGACCCGATTTCGACGATAGTCTTGGCGCCGGTGCGGCCGAACCAAGAATCGATGTCGAGGCGTTCGTCGGCAAGCATTGCTCCTAGGCGCGGCCAGTGCTCTTCGAAGAGGGCATTCTGGTTGTCAGTGAGCGTGCCGCGTCGGAAGGTGACGTTGCCGAGGCGTGGGTAATCGAGGTCGTTGCCGAATTTAGCGTTGAAGTCGGTCTGCAGCGGGCGGCCGTGAGGCATTTCGCCGGCTGGGGAGTTTTGAGGATTATCTGCAGTATTCATTGCTCTTTATTGTTCCCTGTGCTTATGTCTCTAACAAAGTGCCGCGCCGCTTTTCGCTGGGTGGTGGAGGGAACTTTACGCGGTGGATATAACCGGGTTGAGTCTCGAGGGGTGGATTATTCCAGACAAAGCTGCGCCCACTTCTGAACATTTCAGCCCCGTATTGGGGTGGGGTGAGGGGCTGTATGCTGTATGTCACAACGGCATACGCTTGGTTAAGTTGTGGTGAACGGCATGGTTATAACCATATTGGCTTTGAATGCCTAATTTTGACCCTAATTCGCGGCGACGTGGGGTTAATCTTGTGGTGAAAGACCCGTGGGGGACGTGTGCTCCGGCCAAGAACCCGGTAGATGTTCCTCGGCGGTAAAAATCCTCACGAACCGGACCACTAGGAGATTCTTAGATGACCGCCACCATTAAAGGCCTCGTCGGCGAGTTGCCAACGAGCAACGAAAAGCTCATTTCTTGGATTAGCGAAAGTGTTGAACTCTTCCAGCCGGAGCGCGTGGTCTTCGTAGACGGCTCCCAGGAAGAAGCAGATCGTCTGGCAGGCGAGCTCGTCGAAAAGGGCACGCTCATCAAGCTGAACGAGGAAAAGCGCCCGAACTCCTACTTGGCTCGCTCTAACCCTTCCGACGTCGCGCGTGTGGAGTCCCGCACTTTCATCTGCACTGAGTCTGAGGAAGATGCGGGCCCTACCAACAACTGGGCACCGCCGGCGGCGATGAAGGAGGAGATGACGGAGGCATTCCGCGGCTCCATGAAGGGCCGCACCATGTACGTCGTTCCTTTCTGCATGGGGCCAATCAGCGACCCAGAGCCAAAGCTGGGTGTGCAGCTGACTGACTCCGAGTACGTCGTTTTGTCCATGCGCATCATGACCCGCATGGGAGCACAGGCCCTGAAGAAGATCGGTGCGGACGGCGACTTCGTGCACGCTCTGCACTCTGTAGGCGCTCCTTTGGAGGAGGGCCAGGAGGATGTGGCTTGGCCGTGCAACGAGACCAAGTACATCACCCAGTTCCCAGAGACCAAGGAAATCTGGTCCTATGGTTCCGGTTACGGCGGAAACGCCATCTTGGCCAAGAAGTGCTACGCGCTGCGTATCGCTTCTGTTATGGGCAAAGAAGAGGGCTGGATGGCTGAGCACATGCTCATCCTGAAGCTGACCAACCCAGAGGGCAAGAACTACCACGTTGCGGCGGCTTTCCCGTCTGCTTGTGGCAAGACCAACCTCGCGATGATCACCCCGACCATCCCGGGCTGGTCCGCAGAGGTTGTCGGTGACGACATCGCGTGGATGCACCTGCGCGAGGACGGCCTGTACGCCGTCAACCCAGAGAACGGCTTCTTCGGCGTTGCGCCGGGCACCAACTACGATTCCAACCCGATTGCCATGAAGACCATGGAGCCGGGCAACACCATCTTCACCAACGTTGCGCTTACCGACGACGGCGATGTCTGGTGGGAGGACATGGGCGAGGCTCCAGCCCACCTCATCGACTGGCTCGGCAATGACTGGACCCCTGAGTCCACCACCAATGCGGCACACCCGAACTCTCGCTACTGCGTTCCGATTACCCAGTGCCCGACCGCCGCACCAGAGTTCGATGACTGGAAGGGCGTCAAGATTGATGCCATCCTGTTCGGCGGCCGCCGTGCAGATACTGTTCCACTGGTTACCCAGGCATTCAGCTGGAACCACGGCACGATGATCGGCTCCCTGCTGGCTTCCGGCCAGACCGCTGCCGCAGAGGGTAAGGTCGGCGCACTGCGCCACGATCCAATGGCTATGCTGCCGTTCATCGGCTACAACGCTGGCGATTACCTGCAGCACTGGATTGACATGGGCGAAAAGGGTGGCGACCGTATGCCGTCCATCTTCCTGGTCAACTGGTTCCGCCGTGGTGAGGATGGCCGCTTCCTGTGGCCGGGCTTCGGTGAGAACTCCCGCGTTCTGAAGTG
Coding sequences:
- a CDS encoding phosphoenolpyruvate carboxykinase (GTP), which encodes MTATIKGLVGELPTSNEKLISWISESVELFQPERVVFVDGSQEEADRLAGELVEKGTLIKLNEEKRPNSYLARSNPSDVARVESRTFICTESEEDAGPTNNWAPPAAMKEEMTEAFRGSMKGRTMYVVPFCMGPISDPEPKLGVQLTDSEYVVLSMRIMTRMGAQALKKIGADGDFVHALHSVGAPLEEGQEDVAWPCNETKYITQFPETKEIWSYGSGYGGNAILAKKCYALRIASVMGKEEGWMAEHMLILKLTNPEGKNYHVAAAFPSACGKTNLAMITPTIPGWSAEVVGDDIAWMHLREDGLYAVNPENGFFGVAPGTNYDSNPIAMKTMEPGNTIFTNVALTDDGDVWWEDMGEAPAHLIDWLGNDWTPESTTNAAHPNSRYCVPITQCPTAAPEFDDWKGVKIDAILFGGRRADTVPLVTQAFSWNHGTMIGSLLASGQTAAAEGKVGALRHDPMAMLPFIGYNAGDYLQHWIDMGEKGGDRMPSIFLVNWFRRGEDGRFLWPGFGENSRVLKWIVDRIEGKAEAVETVVGHTARAEDIDIEGLDFDIQDVREALSVNASDWAGDMEDNTEWLHFLGSRVPSEVWDEFNALKSRVENA
- the trmB gene encoding tRNA (guanosine(46)-N7)-methyltransferase TrmB, with the translated sequence MNTADNPQNSPAGEMPHGRPLQTDFNAKFGNDLDYPRLGNVTFRRGTLTDNQNALFEEHWPRLGAMLADERLDIDSWFGRTGAKTIVEIGSGTGTSTAAMAPLEQDTNIIAVELYKPGLAKLLGSVVRNDIDNIRMIRGDGIEVMVRMFAPESLDGIRVFFPDPWPKARHHKRRIIQSGTLNLFASRLKKGGVLHVATDHAGYAEWINELVEVEPTLRYKGWPWPECPQLTDRQLITKFEGKGLDKDHVITEYLWEKI